The Streptomyces camelliae genome window below encodes:
- a CDS encoding GuaB3 family IMP dehydrogenase-related protein: MTEIEIGRGKRGRRAYAFDDIAVVPSRRTRDPKEVSIAWQIDAYRFELPFLAAPMDSVVSPATAIRIGELGGLGVLNLEGLWTRYEDPQPLLDEIAELDAEAATRRLQEIYAAPIKEELIGARIKEVRDSGVVTAAALSPQRTAQFSKAVVDAGVDIFVIRGTTVSAEHVSHSSEPLNLKQFIYELDVPVIVGGCATYTAALHLMRTGAAGVLVGFGGGAAHTTRNVLGIQVPMATAVADVAAARRDYMDESGGRYVHVIADGGVGWSGDLPKAIACGADAVMMGSPLARATDAPGKGHHWGMEAVNEELPRGQKVDLGTVGTIEEVLTGPSHTPDGSMNFFGALRRAMATTGYSELKEFQRVEVTVADSQHRR; the protein is encoded by the coding sequence GTGACTGAGATCGAGATCGGGCGCGGCAAGCGCGGCCGCCGGGCGTACGCCTTCGACGACATCGCCGTCGTCCCCAGCCGCCGTACGCGGGACCCGAAGGAGGTCTCGATCGCCTGGCAGATCGACGCCTACCGCTTCGAGCTGCCCTTCCTGGCCGCCCCCATGGACTCGGTCGTCTCCCCGGCCACCGCGATCCGCATCGGCGAGCTGGGCGGCCTGGGTGTCCTCAACCTTGAGGGCCTGTGGACGCGGTACGAGGACCCGCAGCCGCTGCTGGACGAGATCGCCGAGCTGGACGCGGAGGCGGCCACCCGCCGCCTCCAGGAGATCTACGCGGCGCCCATCAAGGAGGAGCTGATCGGCGCCCGTATCAAGGAGGTGCGCGACTCCGGCGTGGTCACGGCGGCCGCGCTCTCCCCGCAGCGCACCGCCCAGTTCTCCAAGGCGGTCGTGGACGCGGGCGTGGACATCTTCGTCATCCGCGGTACGACGGTCTCGGCGGAGCACGTCTCCCACTCGTCGGAGCCGCTGAACCTGAAGCAGTTCATCTACGAGCTGGACGTCCCGGTGATCGTCGGCGGATGCGCCACGTACACGGCGGCCCTGCACCTGATGCGCACCGGCGCGGCCGGTGTCCTGGTCGGCTTCGGCGGCGGCGCCGCGCACACCACGCGCAACGTCCTCGGCATCCAGGTCCCGATGGCCACCGCGGTGGCCGACGTGGCCGCGGCCCGCCGGGACTACATGGACGAGTCCGGCGGCCGGTACGTGCACGTGATCGCGGACGGCGGTGTCGGCTGGTCCGGCGACCTGCCCAAGGCGATCGCCTGCGGTGCCGACGCGGTGATGATGGGCTCCCCGCTGGCCCGCGCCACGGACGCGCCCGGCAAGGGCCACCACTGGGGCATGGAGGCGGTCAACGAGGAGCTGCCCCGCGGCCAGAAGGTCGACCTCGGCACGGTCGGCACGATCGAGGAGGTCCTCACCGGCCCCTCCCACACGCCCGACGGTTCGATGAACTTCTTCGGCGCCCTGCGCCGCGCCATGGCCACGACCGGCTACAGCGAGCTGAAGGAGTTCCAGCGGGTCGAGGTGACGGTCGCGGACAGCCAGCACCGCCGCTGA
- the guaB gene encoding IMP dehydrogenase gives MTANVDGVPGKFATLGLTYDDVLLLPGASEVLPNAVDTSSRISRNVRVNIPLLSAAMDKVTESRMAIAMARLGGVGVLHRNLSVEDQVNQVDLVKRSESGMVTDPITVHPEATLAEADALCAKFRISGVPVTDPAGKLLGIVTNRDMAFESDRGRQVREVMTPMPLVTGKVGISGVEAMELLRKHKIEKLPLVDDAGVLKGLITVKDFVKAEKYPNAAKDAEGRLLVGAAVGASPEALERAQALAEAGVDFLVVDTSHGHNSNALSWMAKIKSSVNVDVIGGNVATRDGAQALIDAGVDGIKVGVGPGSICTTRVVAGIGVPQVTAIYEASLAARPAGIPVIGDGGLQYSGDIGKALAAGADTVMLGSLLAGCEESPGELLFINGKQFKSYRGMGSLGAMQSRGQGKSYSKDRYFQAEVSSDDKLVPEGVEGQVPYRGPLANVLHQLVGGLRQTMGYVGAATIEEMESKGRFVRITSAGLKESHPHDIQMTVEAPNYSSK, from the coding sequence ATGACTGCCAACGTCGACGGAGTGCCCGGTAAATTCGCGACACTCGGGCTGACCTACGACGACGTGCTGCTGCTGCCGGGCGCATCCGAGGTGCTCCCCAACGCGGTCGACACCTCGTCCCGCATCTCCCGCAACGTCCGGGTCAACATCCCGCTGCTCTCGGCGGCGATGGACAAGGTGACCGAGTCCCGCATGGCCATCGCGATGGCCCGGCTCGGCGGCGTCGGCGTGCTGCACCGCAACCTCTCCGTCGAGGACCAGGTCAACCAGGTCGACCTGGTCAAGCGGTCCGAGTCCGGCATGGTCACCGACCCCATCACCGTGCACCCGGAGGCGACGCTCGCCGAGGCGGACGCCCTGTGCGCCAAGTTCCGCATCAGCGGTGTCCCCGTCACCGACCCGGCCGGCAAGCTGCTCGGCATCGTCACCAACCGTGACATGGCCTTCGAGTCCGACCGCGGCCGCCAGGTGCGCGAGGTCATGACGCCGATGCCGCTGGTCACCGGCAAGGTCGGCATCTCCGGTGTCGAGGCCATGGAGCTGCTGCGCAAGCACAAGATCGAGAAGCTGCCCCTGGTCGACGACGCGGGCGTCCTCAAGGGCCTCATCACGGTCAAGGACTTCGTCAAGGCCGAGAAGTACCCGAACGCCGCCAAGGACGCCGAGGGCCGGCTGCTCGTCGGTGCCGCGGTCGGCGCCAGCCCCGAGGCGCTGGAGCGCGCCCAGGCGCTCGCCGAGGCCGGGGTGGACTTCCTGGTCGTCGACACCTCCCACGGCCACAACAGCAACGCGCTGAGCTGGATGGCGAAGATCAAGTCGAGCGTGAACGTCGACGTGATCGGCGGCAACGTCGCCACCCGCGACGGCGCCCAGGCGCTGATCGACGCCGGTGTCGACGGCATCAAGGTGGGCGTGGGCCCCGGCTCGATCTGCACCACGCGCGTGGTCGCCGGCATCGGCGTCCCGCAGGTCACCGCCATCTACGAGGCCTCCCTCGCCGCCCGCCCGGCCGGCATCCCGGTGATCGGCGACGGCGGCCTGCAGTACTCCGGCGACATCGGCAAGGCGCTGGCCGCCGGCGCCGACACGGTGATGCTCGGTTCGCTGCTCGCGGGCTGCGAGGAGTCACCCGGCGAGCTGCTCTTCATCAACGGCAAGCAGTTCAAGTCGTACCGCGGCATGGGCTCGCTCGGCGCGATGCAGTCCCGCGGCCAGGGGAAGTCGTACTCCAAGGACCGTTACTTCCAGGCCGAGGTCTCCTCCGACGACAAGCTCGTGCCCGAGGGCGTCGAGGGCCAGGTGCCCTACCGCGGCCCGCTGGCCAACGTGCTGCACCAGCTCGTCGGCGGTCTGCGCCAGACGATGGGCTATGTGGGTGCGGCCACCATCGAGGAGATGGAGTCCAAGGGCCGCTTCGTCCGCATCACCTCCGCGGGCCTCAAGGAGAGCCACCCGCACGACATCCAGATGACGGTCGAGGCGCCGAACTACAGCAGCAAGTAA
- a CDS encoding sigma-70 family RNA polymerase sigma factor, with the protein MRDDDAGTAQGAIGALVHRAVDGDEQATHDLLAHVHPLALRYCRTRLSRLPGDARHFVEDLAQEVCVAVLLALPRYRDTGRPFEAFVFAIASHKVADLQRAAMRHPGSTAVPSDEMPERPDDSLGPEERALLSSDAAWAKKLLANLPENQRELLLLRIAVGLTAEETGQMLGMSPGAVRVAQHRALSRLRALAEQ; encoded by the coding sequence ATGCGCGACGACGATGCGGGCACGGCCCAGGGGGCGATCGGTGCGCTCGTGCATCGTGCGGTCGACGGCGACGAGCAGGCCACGCACGATCTGCTCGCCCACGTCCACCCCCTCGCGCTGCGCTACTGCCGCACGCGGCTGTCCCGGCTGCCGGGCGACGCGCGCCACTTCGTCGAGGACCTCGCCCAGGAGGTCTGCGTCGCGGTCCTGCTGGCCCTGCCGCGCTATCGCGACACCGGCCGCCCCTTCGAGGCGTTCGTGTTCGCCATCGCCTCGCACAAGGTGGCCGACCTCCAGCGCGCCGCGATGCGCCACCCCGGTTCCACGGCCGTCCCCTCGGACGAGATGCCCGAGCGCCCCGACGACTCCCTCGGCCCCGAGGAGCGCGCCCTGCTCAGCAGCGACGCCGCCTGGGCCAAGAAACTCCTGGCCAACCTCCCCGAGAACCAGCGCGAACTGCTCCTGCTGCGTATCGCCGTGGGCTTGACCGCGGAGGAGACCGGGCAGATGTTGGGAATGTCACCAGGCGCGGTCCGGGTCGCCCAGCACCGCGCGCTGAGCCGTCTGCGCGCGCTCGCCGAGCAGTAA
- a CDS encoding response regulator transcription factor, with translation MTSVLVCDDSPLAREALRRAVATVPGVERVTTAANGEEVLRRWGADRSDLILMDVRMPGLGGVETVRRLLSADPGARIIMLTVAEDLDGVALAVAAGARGYLHKDASRAELRATVTQALADPTWRLAPRRLRSAEMGAAPTLTAREIQVLEGMSHGRSNAEIGRELFLSEDTVKTHARRLFKKLGASDRAHAVALGFRWGLVR, from the coding sequence ATGACATCCGTCCTCGTCTGCGACGACTCCCCGCTTGCCCGAGAGGCGCTGCGCCGCGCGGTGGCGACCGTGCCCGGTGTCGAGCGTGTGACGACGGCGGCCAACGGCGAGGAAGTCCTCCGCCGCTGGGGCGCCGACCGCTCCGATCTCATCCTGATGGACGTGCGCATGCCCGGCCTGGGCGGCGTGGAAACCGTGCGCCGGCTGCTGTCCGCCGACCCGGGCGCGCGCATCATCATGCTCACCGTCGCCGAGGACCTCGACGGCGTGGCCCTCGCGGTCGCCGCCGGGGCCCGCGGGTACCTGCACAAGGACGCCTCGCGCGCGGAGTTGCGCGCCACGGTGACGCAGGCCCTCGCCGACCCCACCTGGCGGCTGGCCCCGCGCCGGCTGCGCTCGGCCGAGATGGGCGCCGCGCCCACGCTCACCGCGCGTGAGATCCAGGTGCTGGAGGGCATGAGCCACGGCCGCTCCAACGCGGAGATCGGCCGCGAGCTGTTCCTCTCCGAGGACACCGTCAAGACGCACGCCCGCCGCCTGTTCAAGAAGCTCGGCGCCTCGGACCGGGCCCACGCGGTGGCGCTCGGCTTCCGCTGGGGACTGGTCCGGTAG
- a CDS encoding WhiB family transcriptional regulator codes for MADFSRLPGPNADLWDWQLLAACRGVDSSLFFHPEGERGAARSARENSAKEVCMRCPVRAECAAHALAVREPYGVWGGLTEDEREELMGRARNRLVSASTTSGDTAPSH; via the coding sequence ATGGCAGATTTCTCCCGCCTTCCCGGACCGAACGCGGACCTGTGGGACTGGCAGCTGCTGGCTGCCTGCCGCGGGGTGGACAGCTCGCTCTTCTTCCACCCGGAGGGCGAGCGCGGAGCGGCTCGGAGCGCTCGTGAGAACTCGGCCAAGGAGGTTTGTATGAGGTGCCCTGTCCGCGCGGAGTGCGCGGCGCACGCGCTGGCGGTGCGCGAGCCGTACGGCGTGTGGGGCGGCCTGACCGAGGACGAGCGCGAAGAGTTGATGGGACGGGCCCGCAACCGCCTGGTGTCGGCGTCGACCACCAGCGGGGACACCGCCCCGAGCCACTGA